In Fimbriimonadia bacterium, the genomic window GAACTTCGGCGAGGGTAGCCAATCCGTCTCCGGCCCAAACCTCAGCCAGGTCTCCCACCAGTTCCCGGCCCTCGGGAAATACACCGTCCGCACCGTCCAGGGCAACGACCTTACGAAGACCTACGAGCTGAACTTCGACCCGACTCCCACCGACGTGTACGGAACCATCGAGCACAGTCAGGTGTGGGGTCCCGCCGGCAGCCCTACCGCATCCGGGGCATCGTCACGATCCCGCAGGGCGTTCGGGTCACGTTGCTGCCCGGCACCGTGGTGCAAGGCTGGACCCACAGCTCCAACAAGGGGCGGCTGGATGTATATGGAGAGCTGGTTTCGGAGGGCAAGTTCGCTGCCTCCAAGCGTGTGTACTTCACCTCCTCTCGCGATCTGTCGCCGCCCACGCTGGGAGGGAGCGACGAAGGGCAGACTGGCGACTGGCAAGGCCTCCGCTTCTACGCTGGCTCGTTCGCCACGCTTACGGGCGCCACGGTTCGCTACGCTACTACGGGAGTGGGCGGCTCGCCTGCCGTAGTATCCGGCGTCCGCTTCGAGAAGAACGGCACAGGCGTCTCAATGTCTAGCCGCCAGTCCCCCGTGGTGGTGGAATGCCAGTTCTTTGGCTCCACCAGCTATGCGGCATACCTCTCGTCCTGCAACGGCCGCCTGAACTTCCGCGGCCTCTCGGGCACAGGCAACAGGTGGAACGGCGTGTATCTTTCCTATCGCACGCAGCAAGGCCCACGCGATGAGGACCTGGACGGCGACGGCGTGGTCGGCCTGCCCGACCTCAGCATCGCGCTGCTGAACTTCACCCGCGTCGGCGACCCGTAATAGGGACCCTTCGGGAGGTATCGCAGTCCTGCCCGCAGAATAGGCGGGGCGTGGCAACCTGGGGTGTCGTGAATCAGAAGGGCGGCGTCGGCAAGACCACCACCGTGGTCAACCTGGCAGCCGCTCTGGCTATGCAGGGCGCGCGCGTGCTGGTGGTGGACGCAGACCCTCAAGGCAATGCCACGACCGGACTCGGCGTCTCAAAGAACGGCTTGCACCTGAGCCTCTACCACGTGCTCGCCGAGGGCAGACCTGCCGCAGAGGCGGTGGTGGAGACGTGCGTGGAGGGCTGCCGGCTCCTCCCGGCCACCTTGGACCTCGCCGGCGCCGAGCTCGCCTTGATGGGCCAGGTAGCGCGCGAAGGCGCCCTGCGACGTGCCATCGAGCCGCTGGTGGATAGCACGGACTGGCTACTGCTGGACAGCCCGCCTTCGCTCGGCTTGCTCACTCTTAACACTCTGGTCGCAAGCGACCGCCTGTTGGTGCCGATGCAGTGCGAGTTCTATGCGCTGGAGGGTCTCGCGCAGCTCTTGCGAACTATCGAGGTCGTCCGTGCGCATCTGAACCCCGGGCTAGAGGTGGGCAAGGTGCTGTTGACAATGTACGATTCGCGCACGAAGCTGGCCACCGAGGTGGCGAAGGAGATCCGCAGCTTTTTCGGCGAGGTGGTGTCGCCCACCACGGTGCCGCGCAACGTACGCCTGAGTGAGGCGCCCAGCTTCGGTGTCCCTGGGGTGGTACGCTCGCCGGATGCGCCGGGCAGCAAGGCCTATATGAAGTTGGCGAAGGAGATGATGCAAGATGTTCGGTAATCGCTTGGGCAAGGGTCTATCGGAGTTGGTCTCGGAGGCCGCGGGGCGAGATGCGGTGCATGAGCTTCCCGTGGAGCAGGTCAGTCCCAACCCGCTGCAGCCGCGTCGGTCGTTCGACGAGGCGATGCTGGGGGAGCTTGCCGACACCATCCGGGAGCAGGGCATTCTGCAGCCGTTGGTGGTTCGCCAGGTCGGGCACGATCGCTACGAGCTAATCGCGGGCGAGCGGAGGCTGCGCGCGGCAAAGATGGCCGGCCTCGCGCGGGTTCCAGTGGTAATCCGAGCTGCTGACGACCGCCAGATGCTGGAGCTAGCGTTGGTGGAGAACCTGCAGCGCGAAGATGTAAACCCCGCCGATGCGGCGCTGGCCTACCGAAAGCTATCCACCGACTTCGGCCTGACCCAAGAGCAGATTGCGGCTCGCGTGGGCAAGTCGCGCGGCGTCATTGCCAACACCTTGCGCCTCCTTAGTCTTCCCGCCCCGATGTTCGAGAGTGTGCGCCGCGGCGAGATCACGGAGGGGCACGCACGGGCGATTCTGGCCTTGGATGACGAGGGCTTGCAGCGTGAGCTGCACCGTCAGATCGTGGACGAGGGTCTCTCGGTGAGGGAGGCGGAGCGCCGCTCGAGATTCTTCCGTCGTCCGCCCGACGTCGCGGTCGTCGAACCGGTAAGTGTGCCCCCTGAGGACCCGAACTGGCTGCGCATCGAAGAGTCGCTGAGCGAGCGCATCGGTGCTCGGGTGCAGATTGTGCGTGTCGGCAGCGGGGGTCGGATCCAGATCCCCTTCTATGACCAGGAGGATCTGTCACGGATTCTGGAGGTATTCGGCATCCTAGGTTAGGCTGCAGCTCGTGTCACACGTGTGACAAGCGACAGCGCTACCGCGCAGACCGCGGGTCCCACTTCGCCTTCAGCTGGTCCCCGAGAAGGTTCAGACTGATCACCGTAAGGCTGAGCGTGGCACATGGGATGAACACCAGTAGCCAGTCCGTCCGCATGTACTCCCGGCCCGTGCTGATCAGCGAACCCCAACTCGGGTGAGGTGGTGGAATACCAATACCGAGGAAACTGAGGGCGGACTCGGCGAGTACCACCGAGGCCAGGTCCACAGTAGCGGCAGCCAGAACGACGCCGGCGAGATGCGGGATTAGGTGCCTCACGACCGTGTGCCAAGTGGTTGCCCCCGCCGCCCGCGCCGCCCGAACGAAGAGGCTCTGCCGAAGCGAGAGGGTCTGTCCGCGAACCAACCGAGCCATCGCTGGCCAACCCACGGCGGTCAGGGCAGCTATCACCGGAACTGGCCCCGGCCCCGCGATCCCCACGATGAGGATTGCGAGCAGGATGTCCGGGAATGCAAATAGGCCATCGGTGAGGCGCATCAGGGCCGCATCCACCCGGCCACCGCGCAGTGCAGCGGCGATGCCCACACTGGACCCGATAACCACCGTCGCGGCGACCACCGCAAGGCCAACTCCCATGGAGACACGGGCGCCATGAACCAGCCGACTTGCCACGTCGCGCCCAAGGTGATCGGTCCCTAGCCAGTGACGGCTGCTGGGCGCCTCGCGACGTGCTGCAGGGTTCTGCTCGTACGGGTTGTGCGGGACGAGTAGCGGCGCAGCGACAGCCGCCACCAGAACCAGCGCTAAGTAAGTGCAGCACAACGCGATGAGGATGCGCCCCGACACTACGCGCTCCTCCTGCGAATGTCCGCACGCACCCTAGGATCAACGCGAGCCTGGACGATGTCAACGAGGAGGTTCACGAGCACGAACGCGGCAGCGAACAGCACGGTGGTCGCTTGGATCATGGGATAGTCGCGCTGCTGGATGGCTTGAATAGCTCGGTAACCAAGGCCGGGGATGGCAAACGCCGTTTCCACGATGAACGAGCCCGTCAGCAGGTATCCGAAGCTCGTGCCGATGACGATCAGTGTGGGAGTGAGGGCGTTCGGCAGCGCATGACGGAACACGACACCCCAGCGAGACACACCCTTGGCCCGAGCAGTCCGGATGAAGTCGCCGGAGAGCGAGTCGATCATTGCAGTCCGCGTCAGGCGCATGACCGCCGCCATAGGACGCACGGCAAGCACGAGAACCGGAAGCACCAGGTAGGGCAGAAGGCCGCGAGACGGGTCCCCCCAGCCGGCAACCTCGGCCCACTCCAGATGTAGTGCGAAAACCAGAACGAGAAGCGGCGCCAAGACGAAATTCGGCACACCCAGCCCGGCA contains:
- a CDS encoding ABC transporter permease, encoding MKSEWRFIWKRLLMAVPTLVFVSALTFVAAELAPSDPIQVMAGEHATPEAVARLRHEYGLDRPAYVRFASFVWGAVRLDFGRSFFDPRPVRDIILQTYGPTALLACLAMCIAATAGIALGIVAAVNAGRRIDRLVVVMAVAGLGVPNFVLAPLLVLVFALHLEWAEVAGWGDPSRGLLPYLVLPVLVLAVRPMAAVMRLTRTAMIDSLSGDFIRTARAKGVSRWGVVFRHALPNALTPTLIVIGTSFGYLLTGSFIVETAFAIPGLGYRAIQAIQQRDYPMIQATTVLFAAAFVLVNLLVDIVQARVDPRVRADIRRRSA
- a CDS encoding ParA family protein; its protein translation is MATWGVVNQKGGVGKTTTVVNLAAALAMQGARVLVVDADPQGNATTGLGVSKNGLHLSLYHVLAEGRPAAEAVVETCVEGCRLLPATLDLAGAELALMGQVAREGALRRAIEPLVDSTDWLLLDSPPSLGLLTLNTLVASDRLLVPMQCEFYALEGLAQLLRTIEVVRAHLNPGLEVGKVLLTMYDSRTKLATEVAKEIRSFFGEVVSPTTVPRNVRLSEAPSFGVPGVVRSPDAPGSKAYMKLAKEMMQDVR
- a CDS encoding ABC transporter permease yields the protein MSGRILIALCCTYLALVLVAAVAAPLLVPHNPYEQNPAARREAPSSRHWLGTDHLGRDVASRLVHGARVSMGVGLAVVAATVVIGSSVGIAAALRGGRVDAALMRLTDGLFAFPDILLAILIVGIAGPGPVPVIAALTAVGWPAMARLVRGQTLSLRQSLFVRAARAAGATTWHTVVRHLIPHLAGVVLAAATVDLASVVLAESALSFLGIGIPPPHPSWGSLISTGREYMRTDWLLVFIPCATLSLTVISLNLLGDQLKAKWDPRSAR
- a CDS encoding ParB/RepB/Spo0J family partition protein, coding for MFGNRLGKGLSELVSEAAGRDAVHELPVEQVSPNPLQPRRSFDEAMLGELADTIREQGILQPLVVRQVGHDRYELIAGERRLRAAKMAGLARVPVVIRAADDRQMLELALVENLQREDVNPADAALAYRKLSTDFGLTQEQIAARVGKSRGVIANTLRLLSLPAPMFESVRRGEITEGHARAILALDDEGLQRELHRQIVDEGLSVREAERRSRFFRRPPDVAVVEPVSVPPEDPNWLRIEESLSERIGARVQIVRVGSGGRIQIPFYDQEDLSRILEVFGILG
- a CDS encoding PKD domain-containing protein; translated protein: MECDRFRDDVEALLHGAVRISTVFDDVDLLYGACAPDAVTFFGGESTGVNGVDIVAWEWKLGSQVVSDQPSFSASFFTAGSVTATLTVRDANGQILSGSKTLYFGSPFIHVKDMDRGSMAVTFRTHTSPLIANYTWNFGEGSQSVSGPNLSQVSHQFPALGKYTVRTVQGNDLTKTYELNFDPTPTDVYGTIEHSQVWGPAGSPTASGASSRSRRAFGSRCCPAPWCKAGPTAPTRGGWMYMESWFRRASSLPPSVCTSPPLAICRRPRWEGATKGRLATGKASASTLARSPRLRAPRFATLLREWAARLP